The Anaerolineae bacterium genomic interval GGAGACAGGAGTAGAGGAGACAGGAGCAAAGGAGTAAGGGAGGCAGGAGTGGAGGAGACAGGAGCAAAGGAGTAAGGGAGGCAGGAGTAAAGGAGACAGGAGTAAAGGAGTAAGGGAGGCAGGAGTGGAGGAGACAGGAGTAAGGGAGTAAGGGAGCCAGGAGTTGGGAGGAGGGAATGGTAGGCCAGGACGGCGATAGCACGGCGCTAGGCAAACCTGGTGCAGCAGATGACAAGTTGTTCTGCCATCGGCTGTCTGCTGTCTCCTCCACTCCTGTCTCCTTTACTCCTGTCTCCTCTACTCCTGTCTCCTTTACTCCTGCCTCCTGCAGTTGACATGGACATAAGTGAGTTGCAGCGGGAAGTGAATGAGTTCGTGCGGGAAATGGGGTGGTATGATGAAGGCTCGCCCCGGCCGCAGACGCCTCGGAACCTGGCCATCTCGCTCTGTCTGGAGGCGGCGGAGGTACTGGAGCACTTCCAGTGGAGCGATGATTTCGACCGGGAGGAGGTGGCCCTGGAACTAGCAGACGTGTTTCACTACGTGCTACAGTTGTCTGCCATTCTGGGTGTGGACCTGGAGCAGGCGGTGATGACCAAGTTGCAGCACAACCGCGGGAGACGCTGGTGAAGCGGGTGGTGCTGATCGAGGGCGACGGGATCGGTCGCGAGGTGATCCCGGCCGCGGCCGAGGTGGTGCGCGCCACCGGAGTCCAGGTCGAGTTCGTCTCCGCCGAGGCGGGGTGGGAGTGCTTCCAGCGCTCGGGGACGGCCCTGCCGGTGGAGACGCTGGCCCTGGTCCGAGAGAGTGACGCGGCCCTGTTCGGGGCAGTGTCGTCGCCTCTGCACCGGGTGGAGGGCTATCGAAGCCCCATCGTGGCTCTGCGGCGGGCGCTGGACCTGTACGCCAACCTGCGGCCGGTGTTCTCTATGCCCATCCCCGCCAGCCGCCAGGGCATCGACCTGCTCGTCGTGCGCGAGAACAGCGAGGGCCTGTATTCCGGCCGGGAGCGGCGCGAGGGCGATACCGTCATTGCTGAGCGGGTGATCAGCCGCAAGGGAAGCGAACGCATCGTCCGCGTGGCCTGTGAGCAGGCCATGAGCCGCCACCGGCACCTGACGGTCGTGCACAAGGCCAATGTCCTGCGGGAGAGCGACGGGCTGTTCCGCGAAGTAGCTTTTGAGGTGGCCCGATCGTACCCGGACCTGGCGGTCGAGGAGATGCTGGTGGACACCGCTGCCCTCAGGCTGGTCACCGAACCGGAACGGTTCGATGTGCTGGTGACCACTAACCTGTTCGGCGACATCCTCTCCGACGAGGCCGCCGGGCTGGTGGGGGGGCTAGGCCTGGCCCCTTCGGCCAACGTGGGCGAGAAGCACGGAGTGTTCGAGCCGGTGCACGGCTCGGCGCCGGACATTGCCGGCAAGGGCATCGCCAATCCCAGCGCTGCCATTCTGGCGGCGGGCATGATGCTGGAGTACCTGGGCGAGGCCCAGGCGGCTCAGAAGGTGCGGCAGGCGGTGCTGGCGACGCTGCGAGATGGCCCGCGTACGCCGGACCTCGGTGGGAGCGCGGCGACGGAGGATGTCAGCCGGGCGGTCATCGGCCGCATGTCGGCGTAGCGAGATCAGGGAGTAAGGTGAGTTGTGGCCACCATTCGGCTGCGGGATGTTAGATGATCCGGCCCTTCATGTAGCGCGATCGGACCGAGCCTCGCAGGCGGCGTGCTGGGGAACTCATCGGGTCGTCGTGGGGGCGAACCTCGTGTTCGCCCGTGGAATCTGGGACACGCTGATGGGTGTGGCGGGCGGACCAGAGGTGAGCGTAGCGCCCTAGTCGTTGTCATGTCGTCGTAGAGGCGAACCTTGTGTTCGCCCGTGGAATCTGGGACACGCTGATGGGTGTGGCGGGCAACACGAGGTTCGCCCCTACGAGACTGGCGCTGGCGCCAGCGTGGGACGGCACGAGACCAGCCCTTGACGGAGGCGTAGGATGGCGCATGTAGGCTCGGTCGAGCTTCTGATCCTGGGACTCTTGTGCCTGGTGCCCCTGGTGCTGGCGCTGATTGCGGTGATCGTGGTGTTGGTGGTCAGGGCCGGGCGAGGAGAAGAGCCCCAGCCCCCGGCTGGTGGGGACGATACAAGTGGCGGAGGAACAGGCAATGGCTAAGGAAGTGGAATGCCCCGAGTGTGGGGCCATCGTAGAGCTGGAGGACGATGTCATCAGCGGCGAGATCGTAGAGTGCCCTGACTGCGCGGTGGAGCTGGAGGTAACCGGCCTGGAGCCACTGCGGGTCGAGGTGGCTCCTGAAGAAGACGAGGACTGGGGCGAGTAGCCCACAACATGCGGGTCGGCTTCCTGTACTCGCGGGTCCGGGTGGAAGAGAAGCTTCTCCTGGAGGCACTCGACCGGCGCGGGGTGGCATACGAGCTCCTGGACGATCGGGCCCTCGTGTTCGACGTGACCGGGGGGCCAGGCCCCCTGGCCTACGACGTTGTGCTCGAGCGTTGCGTCAACCAATCCCATGCCCTCTACGCCCTCAAAGTACTGAACGACTGGGGGATTCGCACCGTCAACCGTTTCGAAGTGGTGCGCGACTGCGGCGACAAGCTGTATACCACTTCGCTGCTGGCGGCTGCCGGCATCCCGCAGCCGCGGGTGAAGTTGGCTCTGACGCCTGAGTCGGCGCTGGCGGCCATCGAGGAGTTCGGCTATCCCGTGGTGCTCAAGCCGGTGGTGGGGTCGTGGGGGCGCCTGCTGGCAAAGATCAACGACCGCGAAGCGGCGGAGGCTGTGATCGAGCACAAGGAAGTCCTGGGCAGCTACCAGCACGGTATCGTCTACGTGCAGGAGTACGTGGACAAGCGGGGCAAGGACATTCGGGCCTTCGTGGTCGGGGACGAGACCATCTGCGCCATCTACCGCGAATCGCCCCACTGGATCACTAATACGGCCCGAGGGGGCAAAGCTTCCAACTGCCCGGTTACGGACGAGCTGGGTGAGTTGTGCGTGCGGGCGGCGCGGGCCGTGGGTGGCGGGGTGGTGGCAGTGGACGTGTTCGAGGCCGGGGACCGAGGTTATCTGGTGAACGAGGTCAACCACACCATGGAGTTTCGCAACAGCATTGCGCCCACAGGCGTTGACATCCCTGGGCGGATCGTGGACTACGTCGTGGCCGTGGGGGAAGGACGGGCACCATGAAGGTCTCCATCGCCGGCGGATCGGGGTACGCAGGGGGCGAGCTCCTACGGCTCCTTCTGGGGCATCCCGAAGTCGAGGTGGGGCAGGTGACGGCAGAGAGCTCCGCCGGTCGCTACGTGTACAGCGTGCACCCCAACCTGCGCGGGGCTACATCGCTCAAGTTCGTGCCCTTGAGCGAGTTGGAGCCCTGTGACCTGCTCTTTCTGGCGTTGCCCCACGGCATGGCGATGGACCGCATCGAGGAGTTCGCCAGGCTGGCGCCCAGGGTGATTGACCTGAGTGCCGACTTCCGGCTTCGCGAGCCGGCTGCCTATCCTCGCTGGTATGGACGCGAGCACCCCCACCCGGAGTGGCTGTCGAAGTTCGTATATGGCATTCCCGAGCTGCACCGGGAGGAGATCCGGGCCTCCAGATACGCCACTGGGGCCGGCTGCAACGCCACCGTGACCATCCTAGGCCTGAAGCCTTTATACGAGCGCGGGCTGGTGGAGCGGGCGGTGGTAGAGGTGAAGGTGGGGTCGTCTGAGGGTGGCAACACCCCCAGCCTGGCCTCGCACCACCCCGAGCGCAGCGGGGCGGTGCGCTCCTTCGCGCCTACGGGCCACCGGCACCAGGCCGAGATGCAGCAGGAGCTGGCCTTTCACGGCTGGCCAGAGATCCACTTCTCTGCCACGGCGATCGAGCTGGTGCGGGGCATCCTTCTCACCGCCCACTGTTTCCTTAAGGAAGGCCTGGCCGAACGCGACCTCTGGAGCATCTACCGGGAGGCCTACGGCGCCGAGCCATTCATACGTCTGGTGCGGGACCGGCGCGGGGTCTACCGCTACCCGGAGCCCAAGATCCTGGTGGGCAGCAACTTCTGCGATGTGGGCTTCGAGGTGGACCCGGAGAGCAACCGGGTGGTGATCCTGGCCGCCATAGACAACCTGATGAAGGGAGCGGCGGGCAACGCGGTGCAGGCCATGAACGTCATGTGTGGCCTGGACGAGCGCGCTGGGTTGGAGTTCACCGGGCTGCATCCGGTGTAGGAAGTGATGCGTGACACGTGATACGTGATACGTGATGCGCGACGAGTAAAGCGTGTCACGTGCCGGGTGGATGCTCGCTAATCACGCATCACTCGTCACGCGTCATGTGTCAGCCTGATTGGAGAGGGTTTGCGCATCCTGGCGATCGCGGATGAGGTGGACCAGCGGCTTTACGGGCCGATCCTCAAGCAGCGGTTCAGTGACGTCTCTCTCGTCCTCAGTTGCGGCGATCTGCCCATCTACTACCTGGAGTTCATCGTCAGTGTGCTCAACGTGCCCTTGCTCTACGTGCGGGGCAACCACGCCCAGGCGCAAATGTCAGCCTCGGGAGAGGTGAAGACCGAGCCGGAAGGGTGCGTCAACATAGACGGTCGCGTGGTCAAGGAGCGGGGACTGCTGATCGCCGGGCTGGAAGGGTCCATGCGGTACAGCGACGGTCCGCACCAGTACACCGAGGCCGAGATGCGGCTCAAGGCACTGCAGCTGGCGCCACGTCTTCTGTTGAACCGGTGGCGTCATGGCCGGTATCTAGACATCCTGGTGACCCATGCTGCCCCCTTCGGCATACAGGACGCCGCCGACCTCTGCCATCGAGGGTTCAAGGCTTTCGTCTGGCTTATGGATCGTTTCCGGCCGCGCTACCTGATACACGGGCACATTCATGCCTACACGCCC includes:
- a CDS encoding nucleotide pyrophosphohydrolase produces the protein MDISELQREVNEFVREMGWYDEGSPRPQTPRNLAISLCLEAAEVLEHFQWSDDFDREEVALELADVFHYVLQLSAILGVDLEQAVMTKLQHNRGRRW
- a CDS encoding isocitrate/isopropylmalate dehydrogenase family protein, producing MVKRVVLIEGDGIGREVIPAAAEVVRATGVQVEFVSAEAGWECFQRSGTALPVETLALVRESDAALFGAVSSPLHRVEGYRSPIVALRRALDLYANLRPVFSMPIPASRQGIDLLVVRENSEGLYSGRERREGDTVIAERVISRKGSERIVRVACEQAMSRHRHLTVVHKANVLRESDGLFREVAFEVARSYPDLAVEEMLVDTAALRLVTEPERFDVLVTTNLFGDILSDEAAGLVGGLGLAPSANVGEKHGVFEPVHGSAPDIAGKGIANPSAAILAAGMMLEYLGEAQAAQKVRQAVLATLRDGPRTPDLGGSAATEDVSRAVIGRMSA
- the lysW gene encoding lysine biosynthesis protein LysW, with the protein product MAKEVECPECGAIVELEDDVISGEIVECPDCAVELEVTGLEPLRVEVAPEEDEDWGE
- the lysX gene encoding lysine biosynthesis protein LysX; the protein is MRVGFLYSRVRVEEKLLLEALDRRGVAYELLDDRALVFDVTGGPGPLAYDVVLERCVNQSHALYALKVLNDWGIRTVNRFEVVRDCGDKLYTTSLLAAAGIPQPRVKLALTPESALAAIEEFGYPVVLKPVVGSWGRLLAKINDREAAEAVIEHKEVLGSYQHGIVYVQEYVDKRGKDIRAFVVGDETICAIYRESPHWITNTARGGKASNCPVTDELGELCVRAARAVGGGVVAVDVFEAGDRGYLVNEVNHTMEFRNSIAPTGVDIPGRIVDYVVAVGEGRAP
- a CDS encoding N-acetyl-gamma-glutamyl-phosphate reductase translates to MKVSIAGGSGYAGGELLRLLLGHPEVEVGQVTAESSAGRYVYSVHPNLRGATSLKFVPLSELEPCDLLFLALPHGMAMDRIEEFARLAPRVIDLSADFRLREPAAYPRWYGREHPHPEWLSKFVYGIPELHREEIRASRYATGAGCNATVTILGLKPLYERGLVERAVVEVKVGSSEGGNTPSLASHHPERSGAVRSFAPTGHRHQAEMQQELAFHGWPEIHFSATAIELVRGILLTAHCFLKEGLAERDLWSIYREAYGAEPFIRLVRDRRGVYRYPEPKILVGSNFCDVGFEVDPESNRVVILAAIDNLMKGAAGNAVQAMNVMCGLDERAGLEFTGLHPV
- a CDS encoding metallophosphoesterase yields the protein MRILAIADEVDQRLYGPILKQRFSDVSLVLSCGDLPIYYLEFIVSVLNVPLLYVRGNHAQAQMSASGEVKTEPEGCVNIDGRVVKERGLLIAGLEGSMRYSDGPHQYTEAEMRLKALQLAPRLLLNRWRHGRYLDILVTHAAPFGIQDAADLCHRGFKAFVWLMDRFRPRYLIHGHIHAYTPGVVTESLYRETQVLNAFRYRLIEIPDESLLD